The following are from one region of the Silene latifolia isolate original U9 population chromosome 9, ASM4854445v1, whole genome shotgun sequence genome:
- the LOC141601567 gene encoding uncharacterized protein LOC141601567 produces MALTQFGKQVKIVQSDNGTEFFSGPLKEYYSDNGMIFRSSNVDTPQQNGRVERKHRNILERARALRFQANLPIEFWGECILTAAYLINRTPTRVLNGLTQYEVLHRTQPVLDNLRVFGSLCYAHNKDRPKDKFNERGKKCVFIGYPSSKKGWRVYDIKSRKIFESRDVIFYEHTFPFVDTGSINMNDEGARLKIDEPIFIDTIDTIPVSYSPQQEEEVVTWETREIVTVHENEGEQAPSHTEAGDDQSRNDENSTEADEQQGRGARQRFEPYWKKDYVCKTARIIDPATNAQTAQSLSAKKGTCYPIANYVTTNCFSLNHRKYLAQIDVMEEPSCYEDAVKQREWRNAMTKEIEALELNGTWKIVDLPKGSKDDNRKAGDVRRAVQPGSCQAAAGSATDD; encoded by the exons ATGGCATTAACCCAATTTGGGAAGCAGGTCAAAATAGTACAAAGTGATAATGGGACGGAATTCTTTTCCGGACCATTAAAGGAGTATTATAGTGATAATGGCATGATTTTCCGAAGTAGCAATGTAgacaccccacaacaaaatggtagaGTGGAGCGAAAGCACAGAAATATTTTAGAACGTGCTAGAGCCCTTCGGTTTCAAGCTAATCTACCCATTGAGTTTTGGGGCGAGTGTATTTTGACTGCGGCCTATTTGATCAATAGAACACCTACTCGAGTCTTAAATGGATTGACCCAATATGAAGTTTTACATAGGACACAACCTGTGTTAGATAACTTGCGTGTTTTTGGAAGCCTTTGTTACGCTCACAACAAAGATCGGCCTAAAGATAAATTTAATGAACGAGGAAAAAAGTGTGTTTTTATCGGTTACCCAAGTTCCAAAAAGGGGTGGCGTGTTTATGACATTAAGAGTCGAAAAATTTTTGAGTCTCGAGATGTGATTTTCTATGAACACACTTTTCCTTTTGTTGATACTGGTTCCATAAACATGAATGACGAAGGTGCACGTCTCAAAATAGATGAACCAATATTTATTGACACCATCGACACCATCCCTGTTTCATATAGTCCACAACAAGAAGAGGAAGTTGTTACTTgggaaacaagggaaatagtcacgGTTCATGAGAATGAAGGAGAACAGGCACCTTCCCATACAGAGGCAGGTGATGATCAGTCCAGAAATGACGAAAATAGTACAGAGGCTGATGAACAGCAAGGGCGTGGAGCTCGTCAGCGTTTCGAACCATACTGGAAGAAGGACTATGTGTGTAAAACTGCTCGCATTATAGACCCCGCAACAAATGCTCAAACCGCCCAGTCATTATCCGCAAAGAAAGGTACTTGTTATCCTATAGCAAATTATGTCACAACCAATTGTTTTTCTCTTAATCACAGGAAATATTTGGCTCAGATTGATGTTATGGAGGAGCCAAGTTGCTATGAAGATGCGGTCAAACAGCGAGAATGGCGAAATGCAATGACCAAGGAAATAGAGGCGCTTGAATTAAATGGAACATGGAAAATAGTTGACTTACCTAAGG GAAGCAAAGATGACAATAGGAAAGCAGGCGATGTACGAAGGGCAGTCCAGCCAGGGAGCTGCCAAGCGGCCGCGGGGTCCGCCACTGATGATTGA
- the LOC141600052 gene encoding uncharacterized protein LOC141600052, translated as MVTCIASSKWFLIAITFIIATIPVLIAVCWLVGKKLREVKSKLRELETSLKGSISKYAAERQGRIRAQQALRKTLQQKTDNNLAPTSYPMVPIATVQSCFSSRNGTPRQPLLVPLARACLIFDPSRVPPASLEGLEEYSHIWIIYVFHLNTDLEKLWLEPSRSKVKAKVRVPRLKGGKKGVFATRSPHRPCPIGLTVAKIEAVQGHMILLSGVDLVDGTPVLDVKPYLPYCDSIKESAVPDWVKADSSLTVASVTFDEGFHHSLEKCWQLVEKSTLYASPSEMKGLIEQVLAWDIRSPVQRNRPHTSTTIEVGNCEGDESFDPTITIYHLVLESLDISYRIDSEGNVIVDSVAPGPSIEKSNRSRCNYTMWKDELYH; from the exons ATGGTAACCTGCATAGCATCTTCAAAATGGTTCCTCATCGCCATAACCTTCATCATTGCAACTATTCCtg TTTTGATTGCAGTTTGTTGGTTAGTGGGTAAAAAGTTGAGGGAAGTGAAATCAAAGTTAAGGGAGTTGGAAACATCTCTCAAGGGTTCTATCAGCAAATATGCTGCTGAAAGACAAGGTCGCATTCGAGCTCAACAG GCTTTGAGAAAGACGTTGCAACAGAAGACTGACAACAATTTGGCGCCAACTTCTTATCCCATGGTTCCTATTGCTACTGTCCAGTCATGCTTCTCTTCCAG GAACGGGACACCTAGACAGCCCTTGCTTGTACCACTTGCTAGAGCATGTTTGATTTTTGATCCGTCGAGGGTTCCTCCAGCATCTCTAGAAGGTCTTGAAGAGTATTCTCATATTTGGATTATATATGTATTCCATTTGAATACCGATTTAGAGAAGTTATGGTTAGAACCTTCTAGATCAAAGGTCAAGGCAAAG GTGAGAGTGCCGAGACTGAAAGGTGGAAAGAAGGGAGTATTTGCAACAAGATCCCCTCATCGCCCCTGTCCTATTGGTCTAACTGTTGCTAAG ATTGAGGCTGTGCAAGGGCACATGATTTTACTCTCTGGTGTAGATTTGGTTGATGGAACA CCTGTATTAGATGTGAAGCCCTATCTTCCCTACTGTGATAGCATTAAAGAATCAGCTGTGCCAGACTGGGTAAAG GCAGATAGTTCGCTAACCGTGGCTTCTGTTACCTTCGACGAGGGCTTCCACCATTCTCTTGAAAAATGTTGGCAATTGGTG GAAAAGAGTACATTGTATGCTTCACCCAGTGAAATGAAGGGGTTGATTGAGCAAGTCCTGGCATGGGACATACGATCACCAGTGCAGAGAAATCGGCCACATACATCAACGACAATAGAAGTCGGTAACTGTGAAGGTGATGAGTCCTTTGATCCCACCATCACTATTTATCATCTAGTTCTCGAATCGTTGGACATATCCTATAGAATTGACAGTGAGGGCAATGTCATAGTTGATAGCGTAGCTCCTGGTCCTAGTATTGAAAAATCTAATCGTAGTCGATGCAATTACACTATGTGGAAAGATGAACTTTATCATTAG